One window from the genome of Elaeis guineensis isolate ETL-2024a chromosome 5, EG11, whole genome shotgun sequence encodes:
- the LOC105044821 gene encoding LOW QUALITY PROTEIN: B3 domain-containing protein Os07g0679700 (The sequence of the model RefSeq protein was modified relative to this genomic sequence to represent the inferred CDS: inserted 1 base in 1 codon) yields MATKRCMNVSCGATVPEGEWKKGWGLKSGGFANLCNKCGVAYEQLIFCDIFHQKQSGWRECFFCGKRLHCGCIASKFSFDLLDNGGVQCISCMKNSEISFVSSEAMQNFLPQHNQRLLVGSECDLSTSSAETKMDDSAVGKGKGIMQLVRNNDTNKQRIVSLEQREGENGSSQPIRWDHLAYNTGEVGKLSFSSRNQGAIMSSQMSQQHDMISESLAQACLSMTLGTSDAERPLMVLPPTNALAEGGDQNKASSTFQQVQRARQFLPRLPKAGSGATPEVSKDGASHMRVARPPAEGRGRNQLLPRYWPRITDQELQQISGDSNSTIVPLFEKVLSASDAGRIGRLVLPKACAEAYFPPISQPEGLPLTIQDAKGKEWHFQFRFWPNNNSRMYVLEGVTPCIQSLQLQAGDTVTFSRIDPEGKLVMGFRKATNTVPLQDSQISAIANSAVGNETFLPGVNENLPIATGYPGLLLSYHQTDKHGGRPNDGLQLQPVQKRSRNIGAKSRRLLMDSEDALELTLTWGEAQDLLCPAPNSRPSIVMIDDHEIEEYDEPPVLGKKTIYTARLTGERDQWIQCDACSKWRRLPVDVLVLSKWTCADNTWDPKRSSCHAPEELSQKDLQSLLRQYADYRRQRMNAKQHCAELDASSGLDALANAAALGDVSNQTTSSVATTTKHPRHRPGCTCIVCIQPPSGKGPKHSPTCTCNVCLTVKRRFKTLMMRKKKRQSEREEAEAQKRLAWGNKEELEGDSLSRRSVQPLDVHRECELGQGPGYGRTIVEKVDMSKGQIDLNCHPGRDEVPQAGPPRQSMMSLLQEANLPLEMYLKQNGLTSLVGEQGSSSSHTIPQGPGESEXRTPDESHFASVAQERDGGADEAHDSPDKARSDTA; encoded by the exons ATGGCAACCAAGCGGTGCATGAATGTTTCCTGTGGTGCCACAGTGCCGGAGGGCGAGTGGAAGAAGGGATGGGGGCTGAAATCGGGCGGATTCGCGAACCTCTGCAACAAATGCGG GGTGGCATATGAGCAGTTAATTTTCTGTGACATATTTCACCAGAAACAATCGGGGTGGAGGGAGTGTTTCTTCTGTGGCAAA CGCCTTCATTGTGGATGCATCGCTTCAAAGTTTTCATTTGATTTGCTTGACAATGGTGGAGTTCAGTGTATTAGCTGCATGAAGAATTCAGAAATTTCCTTT GTTTCAAGTGAAGCCATGCAAAATTTTTTGCCTCAACACAATCAAAGACTTTTGGTAGGTAGTGAATGTGACTTGTCCACTAGCTCTGCTGAAACTAAAATGGATGATAGTGCTGTTGGTAAGGGAAAGGGAATTATGCAGTTGGTTAGAAATAATGATACTAACAAACAGAGAATTGTATCTTTGGAGCAAAGAGAGGGTGAAAATGGATCATCACAACCTATCAGATGGGATCATTTGGCCTATAATACTGGGGAAGTGGGAAAGTTGAGTTTCTCAAGCAGAAACCAAGGTGCTATAATGTCTTCACAAATGTCCCAGCAACATGATATGATATCTGAGTCACTAGCCCAGGCATGTCTGAGTATGACCTTGGGGACTTCAGATGCAGAAAGGCCTCTTATGGTGCTGCCCCCAACTAATGCACTTGCTGAAGGAGGGGACCAGAACAAGGCTTCCTCTACATTTCAACAAGTGCAAAGGGCTCGCCAATTTCTGCCCAGGCTTCCAAAGGCAGGTAGTGGAGCTACCCCAGAGGTATCAAAAGATGGAGCTTCACATATGCGTGTAGCCAGGCCACCTGCTGAGGGAAGAGGCCGGAATCAACTACTTCCACGTTATTGGCCAAGGATTACAGACCAAGAACTCCAGCAAATATCTGGAGA TTCAAATTCTACAATTGTGCCCCTGTTTGAGAAGGTCTTGAGCGCAAGTGATGCAGGTCGTATTGGACGTTTAGTTCTTCCCAAAGCTTGTGCTGAG GCATATTTTCCTCCAATTTCTCAACCAGAAGGCCTCCCATTGACCATTCAAGATGCAAAGGGCAAAGAGTGGCATTTCCAGTTCAGGTTTTGGCCAAATAATAACAGCAGAATGTATGTCTTGGAGGGTGTTACTCCATGCATACAGTCACTGCAATTGCAAGCCGGTGATACAG TAACTTTCAGCCGGATAGATCCTGAGGGAAAACTTGTCATGGGCTTCCGAAAGGCAACAAATACTGTACCTTTGCAA GATTCTCAGATTTCTGCCATTGCCAACAGTGCCGTTGGCAATGAAACATTCCTCCCGGGTGTAaatgagaacctacctatagcaACTGGTTATCCGGGACTTCTTTTATCTTATCATCAGACAGATAAGCATGGAGGCAGGCCAAATGACGGACTGCAATTGCAGCCTGTACAAAAACGAAGTCGTAATATCGGTGCCAAAAGTAGGAGGCTGCTTATGGATAGTGAAGATGCTTTGGAGCTGACGCTTACTTGGGGGGAGGCTCAAGACTTGCTGTGTCCAGCTCCAAATTCAAGACCTAGCATCGTCATGATTGACGATCACGAAATTGAAGAATATGAT GAACCCCCAGTTCTTGGGAAGAAAACCATCTATACAGCACGGCTTACTGG GGAACGAGATCAATGGATTCAATGCGATGCTTGCTCAAAATGGCGCCGGTTGCCTGTGGATGTTCTTGTTCTTTCAAAGTGGACATGTGCTGACAACACATGGGACCCAAAGAG ATCTTCATGCCATGCGCCAGAAGAATTGAGCCAGAAAGATCTGCAAAGTCTTCTCCGGCAGTATGCAG ATTACAGAAGGCAGCGGATGAATGCTAAACAGCACTGTGCAGAGTTGGATGCATCATCTGGCCTGGATGCCTTGGCCAATGCTGCAGCTTTAGGAGATGTTAGTAATCAAACCACATCCTCAGTTGCAACCACAACCAAGCATCCACGGCATCGCCCTGGGTGCACATGCATCGTGTGCATCCAGCCTCCAAGCGGAAAGGGCCCCAAGCATAGCCCTACATGCACATGCAACGTGTGTCTGACTGTCAAAAGGCGCTTCAAAACACTCATGATGAGGAAAAAGAAGCGCCAGTCTGAGCGTGAGGAGGCTGAGGCTCAGAAGAGGCTTGCTTGGGGCAACAAGGAAGAACTTGAAGGCGACAGCTTGTCAAGAAGAAGCGTTCAGCCTCTTGATGTCCATCGGGAGTGTGAGTTGGGGCAGGGGCCAGGATACGGTCGAACCATCGTCGAGAAGGTTGACATGAGCAAGGGGCAGATAGACTTGAATTGCCACCCCGGACGCGATGAGGTTCCACAAGCCGGGCCACCCCGGCAGAGCATGATGAGCCTTCTCCAGGAGGCAAACCTTCCCCTGGAGATGTATCTGAAGCAGAATGGGCTCACCAGCTTGGTGGGTGAGCAAGGGAGCTCAAGCTCTCACACAATTCCACAGGGGCCTGGGGAGAGCG GGAGAACACCTGATGAGAGTCACTTTGCTTCTGTGGCTCAGGAGAGGGATGGCGGTGCTGATGAAGCGCATGACAGTCCTGACAAGGCAAGAAGTGATACTGCTTGA